From the genome of Methanothrix soehngenii GP6:
GATCTCGCTGGCGGTGGTTCCCTCCATTAGCACGCCATTCCTGAGAACGGGTACGGTCACCACATCCCCCGTGGCCTCGACATTGAGCGCCTCATAGGCGGATCCTGTGGCCCTGTAGCCCCCCTTGGGGCCAGGCACCCCCTCCACCAGATTGAGGGCTTTCAGGGATTGCATCTGATTTCGGATGGTTCCCGGATTGCGGTCTATAAGCTCGGCGATCTCTTCGCCCTTAACTGCTCTTCCTTCAACACGATAGATGTTGATCAGCGCGGTTAGTATATCTCTTTGAACAGGTGTCAAATCCATGGTTAGATCAAGATTGTTCATGATTAATGTCCTATATAGATCTATTGATTGTAGGGGACTTATGAAAATTCCGTTTAATTTTAATCCTGCTCATGTTCCTCCTTGAACAGTTAAAATCTTGTTTAATGGCAGAAAAATTGTTTTATTTCCTCATAGGGCATATCTTCTTCCCTTTGTGCGGAAATCGTCCCATTCGCTGCCAGATTCTCTTCATCGGTTCTTTCATAATGTTGCCCCAGGACTCCGGGTAGCAGGAGCAGGGATAGACCTCTCCTGAGGGAGTTACATGCATCCAGCTTCTGGCCGCAAAGCAGCCAAAGCGTCGATAGGCGTCGGGAACGGAGAAGATCCTGGGCGCTCCCCTGGAGGAGACGAATTCCGCCAGATGGGCGTGCTCCGCAGAGGTCAGGGCCAGGCCCTCGCGACCGGACCAGCGGCCAGTGGATACCACCTCGAATAGTGTCAGCTCATGCGCTCCTGTGCTTCTGGCCAGCTGGTGAAACCTCTCCAGATGGCAGAGGTTTTCCCGGCGAACTACGACATAAAGGTCAACCAACAGTCCAGCCAGAAGGGCATTTTTCACCGCCTGCATCGCCTCGGAGAAGACGCCCTCCCTTCCCCGCATGGCATCGTGCTCCTCAGCCAGGGGGCTGTCCAGGCTGACATTGACCGCATAAAGGCCAGCATCTTTTAGCCGCTCTGCCAGGGAGAGGGTAAATCCCGCTCCAGAGGTGAAGAGGGTGGATATGGCTCTGTCGTCCACATGTCTCACCAGCTCCGGCAGTTCTCGATATA
Proteins encoded in this window:
- a CDS encoding radical SAM/SPASM domain-containing protein, translating into MNPGQIDPEPSSDTITGRSYPLYRSPLVRADARLEGDRVKIRVTGPLASLPAIRSSMELFDGQLAVRAGTEQLSLSTWIPPLPGKAFDRLANSRIRALMGLRTPDQVTISITEECPNRCSHCALPNSGNRLRLDPNAVQDLISQVLDMGTSLVIFDGGEPTLYRELPELVRHVDDRAISTLFTSGAGFTLSLAERLKDAGLYAVNVSLDSPLAEEHDAMRGREGVFSEAMQAVKNALLAGLLVDLYVVVRRENLCHLERFHQLARSTGAHELTLFEVVSTGRWSGREGLALTSAEHAHLAEFVSSRGAPRIFSVPDAYRRFGCFAARSWMHVTPSGEVYPCSCYPESWGNIMKEPMKRIWQRMGRFPHKGKKICPMRK